TCGTCAATCCGGCGGAGACCATCGAGGGGCGCCCGGCCGACGAGGTGTGGCACGACCGCTGGATCGAGGAGCGGCTGGCCTGGTACCGGCGATACGGGATCCGGCCGGACAATCTCCGGCTGCGGGAGCACGACAAGTCCGAGCTGGCCCACTACGCGAAGCGGACCGCCGACATCGAGTATCGATTCCCGATGGGATGGAGCGAGCTGGAAGGCATCGCCAACCGCACGGACTTCGATCTCCGGCAGCACGCGCAGTTCAGCGGCAAATCCCTGACCTACTACGACGAGGAGCGCCGTACTCACGTCGTGCCCTACGTCATCGAGCCCTCGGCGGGAGCGGACCGGAGCCTGCTGGCCTTCCTCGTCGATGCCTATCAGGAGGAAGAGGTTCGGGGCGAGAAGCGGGTGGTGCTCCGCCTGCACCGGGCGCTGGCGCCCACCAAGGTCGCGGTGCTGCCCCTCCTCAAGAAGCGCACCGACATCGTCGCCACAGCCCGGGACCTCCGCGATCGGCTCGCCCGGCGCTGGGTCACCGTCTACGACGACACCGCGGCCATCGGCCGCCTGTACCGGCGCCAGGACGAGGTCGGCACGCCGTACTGCGTGACGGTCGACGTCCAGACGGTGGGCGACTCCGACAAGGGCGAGGCCGGCGACCGCTGCGTCACGATCCGGGAGCGGGACTCGATGGAGCAGATCCGCGTTCCCATCGGCGATCTACCCCAGGTGTTCGATCGGCTGCTGGGCGAAACGGCCTGGGACGAGGCGGCGCGCGCCTACCCGCGCGCCAAGAGCTGAGACGTCTCGGCGGTTACGGCGACTGCCGGAAGATCGCGGCCGGCCGCTGCGGATTCGGTTCGCCGAGCGCGTTGGGGCCGGGGGAGCCGGCGGGCGCAGGCGACGTCGGTAGCGGCGCTGGCACCGGCATCGGGACCGGCTCCGGCGCCGGCAGGGGGCCAAGGTCCGGCGGCTCCCCGGGGCGCCGCGGGCCGCAGGCCACCGTGGGCTCGGTCCCGCGGACGAACGCCATCATCACGACGTGCACGCACTCGTCCGAGGGATCCAGATCGACGGGGGCCAGCACGACGCGCTCGGGCACCGGGAAGTCTTCCTTGGGGGCGTCGCCCAGGATCTTCCGCATGTAGGTGGTCCAGATGGGGACGGCGACGCGGGATCCGGTCTCGTCGGGCCCGAGGCTCCGCGGGCGGTCGTAGCCCACCCAGACGCCCGTCGCCAGCCGCGGCGTGAAGCCGATGAACCAGGCGTTCGAGTAGTCGTTCGTCGTCCCGGTCTTCGCGGCGATCGGCCGCCCCAGCACCTTCGCCCCCTGCCCCGTTCCGCGATCGACCACGCCCTTGAGCATATGCGTGATCACGTAGGCCGTCTCGGGCGCCACCGCCTGTTTACCCTCGGGCACGGCCTCCTCGAGCAGCTTGCCTTGCGCATCGGTCACGTAGCGGACGACGGTGGGCGGCATCCACGTGCCCTGGTTGGCCAGGGCGCTGTACGACGAGGTCAGCTCGAGCAGCGTGAGGTCCGAGGTCCCCAGCGCCAGCGTGAGGTCGATGGTGAGGGGGCTCGTGATGCCCAGGCGTCGGGCGACCTGAATGGTGCGGGCGACGCCGACACGCTCCTGCAGCTTGATGGTGACGACGTTGACCGATTCCTCCACGGCCTGCTGGAGCGTGGTCGGCCCGCGGAACTTGCGGTCGTAGTTCTCCGGCTTCCAGGGCTCGCCGTTGCGACCGACCGGATAGGTGACCGGCGCATCGTCGATCCGGGTGGCGGGCGTGAACCCTGACTCGACCGCGGCAATGTAGATGAAGGGCTTGAAGGCCGAGCCCGGCTGGCGTCGGGCCTGGACCGCCCGGTTGAACTCGGTCCGGAAGAAGTCGGAGCCACCCACCATCGCCTTGACGTACCCGGTCTGGGGCTCGATGGTGACGACCGCGCCTTCGGGATGGTCGCCGGGTCGCCCCTTGGCGCTGCGCACCTCCAGCGACTTGAGGCCGTCGCGCAGCGCTTGCTCGGCCGCGAGCTGCATGAACGGGTTCAACGTCGTGTAGACGTTGAGCCCGCCCTTGAACACCATGTCCACGCCGTACTTCGCCTCCAGCGTCTGCTGGACGTACTCGAGGAAATACTGGCCCGTGGTCCGTCGGCGCTCGGGCGGCACCAGGCCCAGGTCCGTCCGGGCCAGGCGCTTGGCCTCCGCCTCCTTGAGCGTGCCGTACTCCACCAGCCGGCGCAGGACGAGCTCGCGCCTGAGCTTGGCCGCCTCCGGGTGCTCGAACGGCGAGTAATTCGAGGGCGCACGGGGCAGTCCGGCCAGGAGCGCGGCCTCGCGGATGTTCAGCTCGGAGACCGACTTGCCGAAGTAGGTCCGGGCGGCGGCCTCCACCCCGTAGGCCCCGTGCCCGAAGTACACCTGGTTCAGGTACATCTCCAAGATTCGGTCCTTGGCGTACCGGCGCTCCAGCTCGAGGGCGAGTACCGCCTCCTTGAGCTTGCGCTCCAGGCTCTTGTCGGGGGTGAGGAAGAGAACCTTGGTGAGCTGCTGGGTGATCGTGCTGCCGCCCTCGACGATGCGCCCGCGCCGGTAGTTCTGGACGATCGCCCGCGCAATGCCGATGGGATCGATACCCCAGTGCGAATAGAAGCGGCGGTCCTCGGTGGCGAGGATGGCGTCGCGGAGGACCAGCGGAATCTGGGCCAGGGGGACGAAGATGCGGCGCTCGGCGTGGAGCTCGGTGATCAGCTCATCGTTGTCGTCGTAGATCCTGGAGCCCAGCACCGGTTGGAAGGTCTCCAGGGCGCTGACCGGAGGCAGCGAGCGGGGGAGGATCATGAAGACCCAGAGCGCGATTACGCCGACCGACGAGGCCAGCAGCAGGGTCGCGACGCCGACGCCGATGAGCACCCGCCGGAGCCACTGCCTTGCCTCCGGCGGGCTGGGGGGCTCGCCCTCGCCGTCCTGCATCTTCGCTTGGGGCCACCACCGCCACATGCGCCCTCAATTATACCGGTCCGGCGCTCGACCTGGGCCAAGCACGATGAAGACGAAGCGGGTTGTTCCCCCCTCCAGCCGGCGGTGAGATAATGCCCGATGCTTCCGCGCCCATGCGAACACCGTTGCTCCGCGATCTCCAGGTCCGCGGACTCGTCGCCGACATGACCAATCCCGACGAGCTAGATGCCCATCTGTCGCAGGGCTCGCGCACGGTCTACTGCGGCTTCGACCCGACCGCGGAGAGCCTGCACGTGGGCAGCCTGCTGCCCCTGCTCGGCCTCCGCCGCGTCCAG
The sequence above is drawn from the Candidatus Methylomirabilota bacterium genome and encodes:
- a CDS encoding PBP1A family penicillin-binding protein, with protein sequence MWRWWPQAKMQDGEGEPPSPPEARQWLRRVLIGVGVATLLLASSVGVIALWVFMILPRSLPPVSALETFQPVLGSRIYDDNDELITELHAERRIFVPLAQIPLVLRDAILATEDRRFYSHWGIDPIGIARAIVQNYRRGRIVEGGSTITQQLTKVLFLTPDKSLERKLKEAVLALELERRYAKDRILEMYLNQVYFGHGAYGVEAAARTYFGKSVSELNIREAALLAGLPRAPSNYSPFEHPEAAKLRRELVLRRLVEYGTLKEAEAKRLARTDLGLVPPERRRTTGQYFLEYVQQTLEAKYGVDMVFKGGLNVYTTLNPFMQLAAEQALRDGLKSLEVRSAKGRPGDHPEGAVVTIEPQTGYVKAMVGGSDFFRTEFNRAVQARRQPGSAFKPFIYIAAVESGFTPATRIDDAPVTYPVGRNGEPWKPENYDRKFRGPTTLQQAVEESVNVVTIKLQERVGVARTIQVARRLGITSPLTIDLTLALGTSDLTLLELTSSYSALANQGTWMPPTVVRYVTDAQGKLLEEAVPEGKQAVAPETAYVITHMLKGVVDRGTGQGAKVLGRPIAAKTGTTNDYSNAWFIGFTPRLATGVWVGYDRPRSLGPDETGSRVAVPIWTTYMRKILGDAPKEDFPVPERVVLAPVDLDPSDECVHVVMMAFVRGTEPTVACGPRRPGEPPDLGPLPAPEPVPMPVPAPLPTSPAPAGSPGPNALGEPNPQRPAAIFRQSP
- a CDS encoding glycine--tRNA ligase; this translates as MDVLVSLCKRRGLIFQSSEIYGGTGSCWDYGPLGVELKNNIKRAWWRDNVQLRPDMVGLDASILMHATVWRASGHLDHFTDPMVDCKACQRRFRADKLDEQPWIHYCPATKGNKFEVPGGEPCRHCGARRTLCPECGKGELTAPRQFNLMFKTFMGPVEDEAAVTYLRPETAQGIFVNFDNVLQSMRLKLPFGVAQIGKAFRNEITPGNFIFRTREFEQMEIEYFVNPAETIEGRPADEVWHDRWIEERLAWYRRYGIRPDNLRLREHDKSELAHYAKRTADIEYRFPMGWSELEGIANRTDFDLRQHAQFSGKSLTYYDEERRTHVVPYVIEPSAGADRSLLAFLVDAYQEEEVRGEKRVVLRLHRALAPTKVAVLPLLKKRTDIVATARDLRDRLARRWVTVYDDTAAIGRLYRRQDEVGTPYCVTVDVQTVGDSDKGEAGDRCVTIRERDSMEQIRVPIGDLPQVFDRLLGETAWDEAARAYPRAKS